Proteins from a genomic interval of Paenibacillus sp. RC334:
- a CDS encoding helix-turn-helix transcriptional regulator: MSNTTTILTELMKYMKEKKLGVSDLARACNMNPGTISGFVNGNRKLSVYQLDRITETMGHPIGYYYEHYISEYLADADPNWRRMSPFLESCAKLNKLDCIQQVVNMLLDKLGYATPLFELAEKLFEDGLYEAAAILYENVALSENKQHSERLALCQYRLFQSRQGDNQEKNYEAAVQFGTYVDRLDELDQLDGLKALANTYRSLRKWDKVELFAKALGEKAEIQYKLSKQQHRAKKENSKEPSFPLFAYWAFSHLLRMQACGERRDYEQAFYHIKKYANLSWVTDTDEETLKWKKNYEDWAVVNMYVNKLLSGDRNVLPDYVAYISSRKDEVLPALDNILEAANRYHFDVDDILKQFEADISSYLEQQKVESFYTQRFITERFIHFSKELSAYYLTKGKFTDGFKFLFSCLEKSTLINNKSHIIKCMSLFESYHDYASSDTKKAYKNIINEVDKDEV; encoded by the coding sequence TTGTCCAATACAACCACGATACTCACAGAACTGATGAAGTACATGAAAGAAAAAAAATTAGGTGTTAGCGATTTAGCCAGGGCATGCAATATGAATCCCGGCACAATTAGCGGCTTCGTCAATGGAAATCGCAAGCTCTCAGTCTACCAATTGGATCGAATCACAGAAACAATGGGACACCCTATTGGTTATTATTATGAGCACTATATTTCTGAGTACTTGGCCGATGCCGACCCCAACTGGCGAAGAATGAGTCCTTTTTTGGAAAGTTGTGCAAAATTGAATAAATTGGATTGTATTCAGCAAGTCGTGAATATGTTATTGGATAAGTTGGGCTATGCTACTCCATTATTTGAACTGGCTGAGAAACTATTTGAAGACGGTTTGTATGAGGCAGCGGCTATACTTTATGAAAACGTGGCTCTAAGTGAGAATAAGCAGCACTCGGAGCGCTTGGCTCTATGTCAGTACCGTCTGTTTCAGAGCAGGCAAGGGGATAACCAAGAAAAAAACTATGAAGCAGCCGTGCAGTTTGGAACCTACGTTGATCGTTTAGACGAACTAGATCAGCTAGATGGGCTAAAAGCTTTAGCGAATACATATCGTTCGTTGCGTAAATGGGACAAAGTAGAATTATTCGCTAAAGCTTTGGGAGAAAAGGCTGAGATTCAATACAAATTGAGCAAACAGCAACATCGAGCAAAAAAAGAAAATTCAAAGGAGCCAAGCTTCCCTTTGTTTGCTTACTGGGCTTTCTCACATTTACTTCGAATGCAAGCCTGTGGCGAAAGAAGAGATTACGAACAGGCATTTTATCATATTAAAAAGTATGCTAATTTAAGCTGGGTAACGGATACGGATGAAGAAACCTTGAAATGGAAAAAGAATTATGAGGATTGGGCAGTAGTAAATATGTATGTAAATAAGCTTCTTTCGGGCGACAGGAACGTGCTTCCCGATTATGTAGCTTATATTTCTTCAAGAAAAGATGAGGTTCTTCCCGCGCTTGATAACATCCTTGAGGCTGCTAACCGATATCATTTTGATGTAGATGATATTCTAAAGCAATTCGAAGCAGATATTTCATCTTATCTGGAGCAACAAAAAGTTGAAAGTTTTTATACTCAACGATTCATAACAGAACGCTTTATACATTTTTCCAAGGAATTATCAGCCTATTATTTGACCAAAGGAAAATTTACTGATGGCTTCAAATTTTTATTTAGTTGTTTGGAAAAATCTACATTAATCAATAATAAATCGCATATAATTAAATGTATGAGCCTGTTTGAGTCTTATCATGATTATGCGTCATCTGATACAAAGAAAGCCTACAAAAATATCATTAATGAGGTGGATAAAGATGAAGTGTAA
- a CDS encoding Ig domain-containing protein, which produces MCKEHARPPLSASVDCDSCGTASASINEALLETETAQVSGSAVSPQAIGSDAEVIDRFGRIINWYGVELVDWQGYIANPFINLTVKPPASAAYPISITLKAQGTSRLMMNLPSTLSATGATKVLNFNNASERKDFKLEVAPDRNGGPDEIEHYTLYLTIADSAGATRTHTIPIRVWDQDDNQDTKFPLVFDYRYDTVNHYFDDPGTRKAAEQAIKDWFYFFDVQPFDTVPAGAERNYIPNNDWNGHTIGTNNAPYNGEWIFLRGIDGPYSTGWPGNSGYYHTKNGVRVPGPIHRSLGTALDFYPDAQVFTSLNDDDWYKTDLTQVTDVYGLIMHEFGHAVAFSDSWVGMNTYHSSGGADSVVEAYQGVRVPLDGSYHIPADRQYWDRLSGQSAGWVAEFPVRRWMLNKLTLLIAEKAGWKLNRKLTPFLEPEIVTASLPKAVKGQSYSQQLTAKGGVPFYDWTLKSGNLPTGLTLDRFTGTISGTVSASQSQNSYTFTIELRDYDELAKPFTRSFTIGL; this is translated from the coding sequence ATGTGTAAAGAACATGCAAGACCACCCCTGTCGGCAAGTGTTGACTGTGATTCATGCGGTACTGCTTCTGCTTCGATAAATGAGGCTCTCCTTGAAACAGAAACCGCACAAGTCTCGGGTTCCGCCGTATCCCCGCAAGCAATTGGCAGCGATGCCGAGGTGATTGACCGCTTCGGACGGATTATTAACTGGTACGGCGTTGAACTGGTGGATTGGCAAGGCTATATCGCCAATCCGTTCATCAACCTGACCGTGAAGCCCCCTGCCAGTGCGGCGTATCCGATCAGCATCACGCTTAAGGCGCAGGGAACGTCCCGGCTTATGATGAATCTGCCCAGTACGTTATCTGCCACTGGCGCTACGAAGGTGCTAAATTTTAACAATGCATCCGAGAGAAAGGATTTTAAGCTGGAGGTTGCACCTGACCGCAACGGTGGCCCGGACGAGATTGAGCACTATACGTTGTATCTCACCATTGCAGACAGCGCGGGGGCCACACGGACCCATACCATTCCGATCCGGGTATGGGATCAGGACGATAATCAGGATACCAAATTCCCATTGGTGTTCGATTATCGCTACGATACGGTCAATCACTATTTTGACGATCCAGGTACTCGTAAGGCGGCCGAACAGGCGATTAAGGACTGGTTCTACTTCTTCGATGTCCAGCCGTTCGATACTGTTCCCGCTGGAGCTGAACGCAACTATATTCCCAACAACGACTGGAACGGGCATACGATTGGCACGAATAACGCCCCTTATAATGGAGAATGGATTTTCCTGCGCGGTATCGACGGCCCTTATTCGACTGGATGGCCTGGTAACAGTGGTTATTACCACACGAAAAACGGCGTCCGCGTTCCTGGTCCCATTCATCGTTCGTTGGGAACCGCACTGGATTTTTATCCAGATGCTCAGGTATTCACCTCGCTGAATGACGACGACTGGTACAAAACCGATCTGACTCAGGTGACAGACGTATATGGCCTCATTATGCACGAGTTCGGCCATGCCGTCGCCTTCAGTGATTCATGGGTGGGAATGAATACTTACCACAGTAGCGGCGGTGCCGACTCCGTCGTTGAAGCGTACCAAGGCGTCCGGGTTCCGCTAGATGGAAGCTATCACATCCCGGCGGATCGGCAATACTGGGACCGTCTCAGCGGACAAAGCGCAGGCTGGGTGGCAGAATTCCCGGTACGCCGCTGGATGCTGAACAAGCTGACGCTGCTCATAGCCGAGAAAGCAGGCTGGAAGCTGAACCGCAAGCTGACACCTTTCCTCGAACCGGAAATCGTCACAGCCTCCTTGCCCAAAGCCGTCAAAGGACAAAGCTACAGCCAACAACTGACAGCCAAGGGTGGGGTCCCCTTCTACGACTGGACACTGAAAAGCGGCAATCTGCCTACCGGGCTGACACTCGACCGCTTTACCGGAACGATCAGCGGTACTGTATCCGCCAGCCAGTCGCAAAACAGCTACACCTTTACGATCGAGCTTCGGGATTATGATGAGTTGGCGAAGCCGTTCACACGCAGCTTTACGATTGGCTTGTAA
- a CDS encoding DUF5695 domain-containing protein: MAVQLSNNMFSISVGDYGDISSLRLVGDTFNTNYVMNSSNAPKQNTADHQWLGELMFTYRLGNGAWTRAWTSNSADARTITSSGSSVQVSYQNSSNNQGIRNFTLNETYSLVNDYLHWQMKVTNTSNQTLEIGDWGLPLPFNEYWSGGNNEQIYETRVLSHSFVGHNSSFITAGRPSGIGPYLLLAPDSSTGASLEYQDHWRVEEHPGSTWAMEQGGWSEGLNVFYIHSNVIKNTNRGYLSNTSLSLAPGESKTYAFKFYKVADEQAVKDRLYSEGHVDVTVVPGMIFPTNLKAKFDLHTSKSITSVTAQYPSETTISYLETAPTNHKIYELTLGRLGHNNITVNYGNGEKTVLQFYAIEPVDAALQRHSTFMVNSTQWNMPGDLRDKVFDDWMMQYKAKRNSFAGYWGWGDDWGLTHGQFLAERNVQKPVASEIKAVDDYLEVAVWTNLMEGHHTDYLVPDFLMPQPNTTPTYRGYAYPHIYNTFFSMYKLAKLYPNLISYRNSKNTYLLRAYRIFKALYEGPVAYNWNTGLMGELTTPDIIKALQEEGLTTEANDLIAKMATKYNNFKNTTYPYGSEYNYDNTGEEAVYTLAKMNSNTTMMSKINAKTRAARGHMPVWYYYADPVTITGENWWNFQYTTSLAGYAMDDWTRRYSSKPEVDQRLSYAAKLANIGAINSGQISSDPANIGAVSWTYQAGKGNYGALGLDGGPLFNGWRGMSGEADLGLFGAIKVLSSDIAVDPIFGLYGYGCDVTESGNNYTITPKDGVFQRLHLISQKLSLELNRDQYTSAIVAKSKNNVRLTLKNTTTGTAHSTILTLTGLAAGTYDVLVDGTKTGSVTAVNGSSATVRLNIGTAASYDIRIQTGSGNPTPAGDVVAQYDFNETSGSTAADLSGNGQQANVNGGSWGVGRNGNALLLNGTATYASLPGGLVSSVNDFTIAAWVRVNTHNGWARLFDFGAGTDRYMFLAPKAEGTGMRFAITVSGNGEEQQLNAPELATGVWKHVAVTLSDNTGIMYVDGIEATRNTNMTLKPSSLGLTDRNYIGKSQFDDPYLNGAVDELIIYNRALTAQEIRSLASVSNAVADPKMVSSSYAEGAD, encoded by the coding sequence ATGGCAGTACAGCTATCTAATAATATGTTCTCCATCTCGGTCGGAGATTACGGGGATATCTCTTCCTTACGTCTGGTAGGAGACACATTCAATACGAACTATGTCATGAACAGCTCCAACGCACCCAAACAAAATACGGCAGATCATCAGTGGCTTGGTGAACTCATGTTTACCTACCGTCTCGGTAACGGGGCGTGGACTCGGGCATGGACAAGCAACTCTGCGGATGCACGGACGATCACCTCATCCGGCAGTAGTGTTCAGGTATCGTATCAAAATTCGTCAAACAATCAGGGAATACGTAATTTTACATTAAATGAAACGTATTCGCTGGTCAACGATTACCTGCATTGGCAGATGAAAGTAACGAACACTTCCAATCAAACGCTGGAAATCGGAGATTGGGGGCTTCCGCTGCCGTTTAACGAGTATTGGTCCGGCGGCAATAACGAACAAATCTATGAAACAAGGGTACTTTCCCACTCCTTTGTAGGGCATAACAGCTCTTTTATTACCGCTGGACGGCCTAGCGGCATCGGGCCTTATCTACTGCTAGCCCCTGATTCCTCTACAGGCGCAAGTCTCGAATATCAGGACCATTGGAGAGTCGAGGAGCACCCGGGCAGCACGTGGGCTATGGAGCAAGGCGGCTGGTCCGAAGGACTAAATGTGTTCTATATCCACTCCAATGTCATCAAGAACACCAACCGTGGCTATCTTTCCAACACCAGTCTGTCGCTGGCTCCAGGCGAAAGCAAAACGTATGCCTTTAAATTTTACAAGGTAGCGGACGAGCAGGCCGTGAAGGACAGGCTGTACAGCGAGGGACATGTGGATGTGACCGTGGTTCCGGGCATGATTTTCCCGACGAATCTCAAGGCTAAATTCGATCTGCATACCAGCAAATCCATTACCTCTGTCACAGCGCAATACCCGTCCGAAACGACCATCAGCTATCTGGAAACAGCCCCTACAAACCATAAAATATATGAACTTACACTGGGACGACTGGGGCACAACAATATTACCGTGAACTACGGTAACGGCGAAAAAACCGTTCTCCAATTCTATGCCATCGAGCCAGTCGATGCTGCACTTCAGCGCCACTCTACCTTCATGGTCAACAGCACCCAATGGAATATGCCGGGCGACCTGCGGGACAAGGTGTTTGACGACTGGATGATGCAATATAAGGCCAAGCGCAACAGCTTTGCAGGCTACTGGGGTTGGGGTGACGATTGGGGATTAACCCATGGCCAGTTCCTGGCTGAGAGAAACGTTCAGAAGCCCGTGGCATCCGAGATTAAAGCAGTCGATGATTATCTGGAGGTTGCCGTCTGGACAAATCTGATGGAAGGCCATCATACCGATTATCTGGTTCCCGATTTCCTGATGCCGCAGCCCAACACAACACCGACGTACCGGGGCTATGCCTATCCGCATATTTACAACACGTTTTTCAGCATGTATAAGCTCGCCAAGCTGTATCCGAACCTGATTAGCTACCGCAATAGCAAAAACACGTATTTGCTGCGCGCTTATCGTATTTTCAAGGCATTGTATGAAGGCCCTGTCGCCTACAACTGGAACACAGGGCTCATGGGTGAACTGACCACGCCGGATATCATTAAAGCGCTACAGGAAGAAGGCTTGACCACCGAGGCTAACGACCTGATCGCCAAAATGGCTACCAAGTACAACAATTTCAAAAACACCACCTATCCCTACGGCTCCGAGTATAACTATGACAATACAGGTGAGGAAGCGGTATATACGCTCGCCAAAATGAACAGCAATACGACGATGATGAGTAAAATCAACGCCAAAACACGCGCCGCACGCGGACATATGCCTGTGTGGTACTACTACGCCGATCCGGTCACGATTACCGGGGAAAATTGGTGGAACTTCCAGTACACCACCTCGCTGGCAGGCTACGCGATGGATGACTGGACACGCCGTTATTCATCCAAGCCCGAAGTGGATCAACGCTTGTCCTATGCCGCTAAGCTCGCTAACATCGGGGCGATTAACTCGGGACAGATCAGCTCCGATCCAGCCAATATCGGCGCGGTATCGTGGACGTATCAGGCGGGAAAGGGCAATTACGGTGCTCTTGGTCTGGACGGCGGTCCGCTCTTCAACGGCTGGCGCGGCATGTCCGGGGAAGCGGATTTGGGGCTGTTCGGAGCAATTAAAGTTCTAAGCTCGGACATTGCTGTCGATCCCATTTTCGGCTTGTATGGCTATGGCTGTGACGTTACAGAAAGCGGTAACAACTATACGATCACTCCCAAGGACGGTGTATTCCAGCGGCTGCATCTGATCTCCCAAAAGCTGAGTCTGGAACTGAATCGGGACCAATACACCTCGGCTATCGTGGCCAAATCCAAAAATAACGTCCGTCTGACGCTGAAAAATACAACAACGGGCACAGCCCACTCCACCATCCTGACCTTGACCGGACTGGCCGCAGGTACGTATGACGTGCTCGTAGACGGAACGAAAACCGGCTCCGTCACAGCTGTTAACGGCTCATCGGCTACGGTCAGACTGAATATCGGTACGGCGGCCTCCTACGATATCCGTATTCAGACAGGCTCAGGTAATCCGACTCCAGCCGGAGACGTTGTAGCCCAATATGATTTTAATGAAACAAGCGGATCTACCGCAGCCGATTTGTCAGGCAATGGGCAGCAAGCTAATGTGAACGGCGGCTCGTGGGGCGTTGGACGGAACGGCAATGCTCTGCTCTTAAACGGAACAGCCACCTATGCCAGCCTGCCAGGTGGTCTGGTCAGCAGCGTTAACGATTTTACGATTGCGGCCTGGGTACGGGTGAACACCCATAACGGCTGGGCCCGCCTGTTTGATTTTGGGGCAGGCACGGATCGGTATATGTTTTTGGCACCCAAGGCCGAAGGGACAGGTATGCGCTTTGCCATCACCGTCTCGGGTAACGGGGAGGAACAGCAGTTAAATGCCCCGGAACTGGCGACAGGGGTCTGGAAACATGTGGCCGTGACACTGTCGGACAACACGGGAATTATGTATGTAGACGGTATAGAAGCGACGCGAAATACGAACATGACGTTAAAGCCGTCCAGCCTTGGGCTGACGGACCGGAACTATATTGGAAAATCCCAGTTTGATGATCCTTATCTGAACGGGGCAGTAGATGAGCTGATCATCTACAACAGAGCGCTGACAGCTCAGGAGATTCGCAGTTTGGCCTCGGTAAGCAACGCTGTTGCAGACCCTAAAATGGTATCCAGTTCGTATGCTGAAGGAGCAGATTAA
- a CDS encoding pentapeptide repeat-containing protein — translation MEIKIELPKIPSDLPVLTDEMYSLRSKDEFNTGSVEDMTMDNVEATRVSFEKMTFKNVTVMESSLPESEWTDVIFDKCDLSNINFSGSFIHRVEFRNCKLLGTDFSRSRLQNVRFLDCLGDYSMFRFANFKQVGFEDCSLISSDLYHLTLQKTFFTRCNMDQAMLSGSKLKGIDLSDCEFDGLQVDIEDLDGCMISPHQASSFVGLLGLVIK, via the coding sequence ATGGAAATTAAGATAGAGTTGCCGAAAATTCCTTCAGACTTACCTGTATTAACCGATGAAATGTACTCCTTACGATCCAAGGATGAATTTAACACGGGGTCTGTAGAGGATATGACCATGGATAATGTGGAAGCTACCAGGGTTTCGTTTGAGAAGATGACTTTTAAAAATGTTACGGTTATGGAATCGTCATTGCCGGAAAGTGAATGGACAGATGTTATTTTCGATAAATGCGACCTGTCTAATATTAACTTTTCCGGTTCCTTTATTCACCGGGTAGAGTTTAGAAATTGCAAACTTCTCGGAACAGACTTCTCCAGAAGCAGACTCCAAAATGTTCGTTTTCTGGATTGCTTAGGGGATTATTCAATGTTTCGCTTTGCCAATTTCAAGCAGGTTGGTTTTGAGGATTGTTCATTGATAAGCTCCGACCTTTATCATTTGACGCTACAAAAAACCTTTTTTACCCGTTGCAATATGGATCAGGCCATGCTGTCGGGGTCCAAGCTCAAGGGGATTGATCTGAGCGATTGCGAATTTGATGGGCTACAGGTGGATATCGAAGACCTGGACGGGTGCATGATCTCTCCACATCAAGCTTCGTCTTTTGTGGGGCTGTTAGGGCTAGTGATTAAATAA
- a CDS encoding pentapeptide repeat-containing protein produces MFQYQEQQYEGIDYSGKDLRDGELIRCTFERCTFTNGSLEEIMTSECRFIECDFQGALLNGSIHTESAFINCNFIEANLFVSKFSNCKMTGSDFSKAKIDGITLVQGDWSYTNLRQARLEKQDLRGVRFYEADLSDANLQKADLRDCDLTRAILAHAKLQGADLRGATMDGVDFKALVVKGARMDRDQALAFLRSYGAKVD; encoded by the coding sequence ATGTTTCAGTATCAGGAGCAGCAATATGAGGGCATTGATTATAGCGGGAAAGATTTAAGGGATGGTGAACTTATTCGTTGCACCTTTGAACGTTGTACCTTTACGAACGGTTCGTTGGAGGAAATCATGACCAGCGAATGTCGTTTTATCGAATGTGATTTTCAAGGGGCACTGTTGAACGGTTCTATTCATACTGAATCGGCTTTTATAAATTGTAACTTTATTGAAGCCAATCTGTTCGTCTCCAAATTTAGCAATTGTAAAATGACGGGCTCAGACTTTTCAAAAGCAAAAATAGACGGCATTACGCTCGTTCAGGGCGATTGGTCTTATACCAATTTGCGGCAGGCCCGGCTGGAAAAGCAGGATTTGAGAGGAGTACGCTTTTATGAAGCCGATCTCTCGGATGCCAATCTGCAGAAGGCAGACCTCAGAGATTGCGACCTGACCAGAGCTATTTTAGCTCATGCCAAGCTACAGGGAGCCGATTTACGTGGTGCTACTATGGATGGAGTCGATTTTAAAGCACTTGTTGTCAAAGGTGCACGGATGGATCGGGACCAGGCGTTGGCGTTCTTACGTTCATATGGTGCGAAGGTCGATTGA
- a CDS encoding PLP-dependent aminotransferase family protein: protein MDITIAYQRAIQLYHHKYLALYHALREGILNGSLASGTRLPSSRDLAVMYGISRGSVAEAYDMLLAEGYVETAVGRGTFVIEQTALLPNTSSIDKQTRQAPSVKQTPPALSTWGQRIMQMERESRPSSASGVNEDAAQQPLISFQAGEVVLEGNSLTAWKSATAAAGKDLQKPSSALMTAPVNGDEWLREAICQHVGRTRGIMAHPDQVVLCSGSMEVITLLCQLLINEQDPIVLENPCYPGIHRAVTASGGQVQVAELDQQGIIPQDWDSRLLFVTPGRQFPTGAVLPLARRQHILQWAVSRGAWIIEDDYDSEFRWAGRPIEPLKALDRADCVIYVGSFSKSMFSSLRLGYAILPAALTQALTAAKRLYDPLPPARLEQRALARFMIRGDFVRHLRRMTRMYRSRYEVFQREMQQLSRLFHWHQTDCGLHAYAVWKHEPAQYQQLMQAARSFGVTWRDAADYQLTPGPPSACFIFAHLTEHQMIEGINRLRQAWDSIKK, encoded by the coding sequence ATGGATATTACGATTGCTTATCAGCGTGCTATTCAACTGTATCATCATAAATATTTGGCCTTGTATCATGCTCTTCGGGAAGGAATTCTGAACGGATCACTTGCCAGCGGTACGCGCCTGCCTTCAAGTCGTGATCTGGCTGTGATGTATGGAATTTCGCGGGGCAGTGTTGCAGAAGCCTACGATATGCTATTGGCAGAAGGGTATGTGGAAACCGCGGTAGGCAGAGGGACTTTTGTCATTGAACAAACCGCGTTGCTACCCAACACATCATCGATTGATAAGCAGACCCGGCAAGCACCTTCTGTTAAACAAACACCCCCAGCTCTGTCCACATGGGGACAACGGATTATGCAGATGGAAAGAGAGTCACGGCCGTCTTCTGCTTCTGGTGTAAATGAAGATGCGGCTCAACAACCCCTGATTTCTTTTCAGGCAGGAGAAGTGGTGTTGGAAGGCAATTCACTGACCGCATGGAAAAGCGCAACGGCTGCCGCTGGAAAAGACTTGCAAAAGCCTTCGTCTGCCTTGATGACAGCACCCGTGAATGGCGATGAATGGTTGCGTGAAGCGATTTGTCAGCATGTTGGAAGAACGCGGGGAATTATGGCCCACCCAGATCAAGTCGTATTATGCAGTGGCTCCATGGAAGTGATCACCTTATTATGCCAGTTGCTTATTAATGAGCAAGATCCCATCGTGCTGGAAAATCCCTGTTATCCCGGTATTCACCGTGCGGTTACCGCATCGGGCGGACAGGTGCAAGTTGCTGAGCTGGATCAACAAGGAATTATTCCGCAGGATTGGGATTCCAGATTACTATTTGTTACACCGGGACGACAGTTTCCAACCGGAGCTGTATTGCCATTAGCACGCCGTCAACATATTTTGCAATGGGCGGTGTCCAGAGGCGCGTGGATTATCGAAGATGATTATGACAGCGAATTCCGTTGGGCAGGACGACCGATTGAACCGCTGAAAGCACTGGATCGCGCGGATTGTGTCATCTATGTCGGTTCCTTTTCCAAAAGCATGTTCAGCAGTCTTCGACTGGGCTACGCTATTCTGCCCGCTGCACTGACTCAAGCGCTAACAGCCGCCAAACGGCTATATGACCCTCTGCCGCCTGCCCGTCTGGAACAGCGCGCACTGGCACGCTTTATGATACGCGGCGACTTTGTTCGCCATCTGCGCCGGATGACCCGGATGTACAGATCACGTTACGAGGTGTTCCAGCGCGAAATGCAGCAGTTGAGTAGACTGTTTCACTGGCATCAGACTGACTGCGGCCTGCATGCCTATGCGGTCTGGAAGCATGAGCCTGCTCAGTATCAGCAATTGATGCAGGCGGCCCGGTCTTTCGGAGTCACATGGCGTGATGCAGCCGATTACCAACTGACGCCAGGTCCCCCATCCGCCTGTTTTATTTTTGCCCATTTAACGGAACACCAAATGATTGAAGGCATTAACCGTCTGCGCCAGGCTTGGGATAGTATTAAAAAATGA
- a CDS encoding pyridoxamine 5'-phosphate oxidase family protein, giving the protein MRRKEFTVAEEEEIELFLSEVSFGFLGMNSEDGFPRVVPLNFAYGNGVFYIHGSRAGEKMERMMEDNRVTFSAAKEYALIPSYFTDEHMACPATSFFKSITVRGHAEQVVELEEKASAFSIFMSKLQPEGGYEPIDASDPRYASRLKGVALIKIVPDEWTAKFKFGQNVKEQERQQIIDGLQNRGRDDDLTTIEMMRKYCPHH; this is encoded by the coding sequence ATGAGAAGAAAAGAATTTACGGTGGCAGAAGAAGAGGAAATAGAGCTATTTCTGAGCGAGGTCAGCTTCGGTTTTCTGGGTATGAACAGCGAGGATGGGTTCCCGCGGGTTGTACCCTTGAATTTTGCTTATGGAAATGGTGTTTTTTATATTCATGGCAGCCGTGCCGGAGAGAAGATGGAACGGATGATGGAGGACAACCGGGTTACTTTTTCCGCTGCCAAAGAGTATGCGCTCATCCCGTCTTATTTTACGGATGAACATATGGCATGTCCGGCGACATCATTTTTTAAAAGTATTACCGTGCGAGGTCATGCGGAACAGGTAGTGGAACTGGAAGAAAAGGCATCTGCCTTTTCCATTTTTATGAGTAAGCTGCAACCGGAGGGCGGCTATGAACCTATCGATGCCAGCGATCCCCGGTATGCTTCACGTCTGAAAGGGGTCGCGCTGATCAAGATTGTACCGGATGAGTGGACCGCCAAATTCAAATTCGGGCAGAATGTTAAAGAGCAGGAACGTCAACAGATTATCGACGGTTTGCAAAACCGAGGGCGGGATGATGATCTGACAACCATTGAAATGATGCGCAAATATTGTCCTCACCACTGA
- a CDS encoding TetR/AcrR family transcriptional regulator: MTRAGVRSREGRRLLLEAGAEEFAQTGFYQTKVSSIAARAGLTQPDFYIHFESKEQMYEELVESFRVLVNETVQCMKVEPDQSQAEILSRGLVFLESVFRMLSNNSAITRVGFYQASDSVRIKAEMAGHIKKHLLAAQRWGSCREELDPELTAECVVGLIERLTLTKLLTGRESPSVLAKQTRNLLYHGMLAHGG; this comes from the coding sequence GTGACGAGAGCAGGAGTCAGAAGTCGGGAAGGTCGACGGTTGTTACTGGAGGCGGGGGCTGAGGAGTTCGCTCAGACCGGTTTTTATCAGACCAAGGTAAGTTCGATCGCGGCGCGTGCGGGATTGACGCAGCCGGATTTTTATATTCATTTTGAGAGTAAGGAACAAATGTATGAGGAGCTTGTTGAGAGCTTCCGAGTGTTGGTGAATGAGACGGTCCAATGCATGAAGGTGGAACCGGATCAAAGCCAAGCTGAAATTTTGAGCCGGGGGCTAGTGTTTCTGGAATCCGTTTTTCGTATGTTATCCAATAATTCGGCGATAACCCGTGTCGGATTTTACCAGGCGTCGGACTCGGTGCGTATCAAGGCAGAAATGGCAGGTCATATTAAAAAGCATCTGCTTGCGGCACAACGATGGGGTTCTTGCCGTGAGGAATTGGACCCGGAGCTGACGGCGGAATGCGTCGTTGGTTTGATTGAACGGTTGACGTTAACCAAATTGCTGACTGGACGCGAAAGTCCATCCGTACTTGCCAAGCAGACGCGAAACCTGCTGTATCACGGCATGCTGGCGCATGGAGGATAA
- a CDS encoding MerR family transcriptional regulator, with amino-acid sequence MVTYKIDEVAKQCGLTKRTIRYYEEIGLLPSPQRSEGNMRLYTQEDVDLLKKIVSAKEVLGFSLQELQRYMSAAEMLKGQREEYRERTDILHPVERRAMLEDMEVTLNEQLELMEGKINSIRMLQTELEELRVRVRERKVLLDKELGSDPS; translated from the coding sequence ATGGTTACGTATAAAATTGACGAGGTCGCCAAGCAATGCGGTTTGACCAAGCGAACCATTCGTTATTATGAGGAAATCGGTCTGTTGCCCTCCCCGCAGCGCAGCGAAGGGAATATGCGGCTGTATACGCAGGAGGATGTGGATTTACTGAAAAAAATTGTGAGTGCCAAGGAAGTGCTTGGTTTCTCCCTGCAAGAGCTTCAGCGTTACATGTCCGCTGCGGAAATGCTCAAGGGTCAGCGGGAGGAATATCGTGAACGAACGGATATCCTGCATCCTGTTGAGCGCCGGGCCATGTTGGAGGATATGGAGGTAACACTGAACGAACAACTGGAGCTGATGGAGGGTAAAATCAACAGCATCCGTATGCTCCAGACCGAGCTGGAGGAGCTGCGGGTCAGGGTTCGCGAACGAAAGGTTCTGCTTGATAAGGAGCTTGGCAGCGACCCGTCATAA